Proteins from a genomic interval of Desulfurobacterium sp. TC5-1:
- a CDS encoding bile acid:sodium symporter, whose amino-acid sequence MKTPLKAMQFIKKNVHYLIVTAIVAGLLNVYFTGGWKVPKTVILSVMMFLVILPVMINLKIDEVFKHLKEPKVLFLSLVVNFTVSPLIAYVLGKIFFANHPELFVALTILSFIPTSAMTAAWTSISGGKVETAMFLIPANLLFAAFVAVPFILPKVIGSQMTISSFTFIKSILIVFFIPLLVGLVIRTLLIRKFGIETFNREIKPELSGISSIGIVILSFLVLSMSRTKLLFSHPDIVPVIVIPLIIYYISMLIFSTIYAKFLVARKILKPEEAIVVAFASAVRHLNITLAIILITFPVDKAALMVLFVVLGFIIQIPLLGFYVQHYAKDFVANHQERELQKATA is encoded by the coding sequence ATGAAAACACCACTTAAAGCGATGCAGTTTATAAAGAAAAATGTTCACTATCTTATAGTAACTGCAATCGTTGCAGGCCTTTTAAACGTTTACTTTACAGGTGGATGGAAAGTGCCAAAAACGGTGATTCTCTCGGTAATGATGTTTCTGGTAATTCTGCCTGTAATGATAAATCTGAAGATAGATGAAGTTTTCAAGCACCTAAAAGAACCAAAGGTGCTCTTTTTAAGCCTTGTAGTAAACTTTACAGTATCTCCGCTTATAGCATACGTTCTGGGAAAAATCTTCTTTGCCAACCACCCTGAACTTTTCGTTGCACTGACAATTCTATCTTTTATCCCGACAAGTGCCATGACGGCAGCATGGACCAGCATTTCAGGTGGCAAAGTCGAAACGGCAATGTTTCTGATTCCTGCCAACCTGCTCTTTGCAGCGTTCGTAGCTGTTCCTTTTATACTTCCAAAGGTAATCGGAAGCCAGATGACAATAAGTTCCTTTACGTTCATCAAAAGCATTCTCATAGTGTTCTTTATACCGCTCCTTGTGGGTCTTGTAATAAGAACACTCCTCATAAGGAAGTTTGGAATTGAAACATTCAACAGAGAAATCAAACCCGAATTGTCTGGAATAAGCAGTATCGGTATTGTTATTCTCTCATTTTTAGTCCTTTCAATGAGCAGAACGAAGCTTCTCTTTTCTCATCCGGACATCGTGCCTGTAATCGTTATTCCGCTTATCATCTACTACATCTCAATGCTGATATTCAGCACCATATATGCAAAGTTCTTAGTCGCAAGGAAGATATTAAAGCCTGAAGAGGCAATCGTTGTTGCTTTTGCATCAGCAGTAAGGCACCTTAACATAACACTTGCAATAATTCTCATAACATTCCCTGTGGACAAGGCAGCTTTGATGGTGCTATTCGTCGTGTTAGGGTTTATCATCCAGATTCCTCTCCTTGGATTC